Proteins encoded in a region of the Panicum hallii strain FIL2 chromosome 3, PHallii_v3.1, whole genome shotgun sequence genome:
- the LOC112888079 gene encoding uncharacterized protein LOC112888079 isoform X2 has translation MGDIKTDLLAWRQITHQHLEPRDLGTAIKQRLGNGVEGHPVCTKLGSTNGEVPYRVSVRGRVNLMRLCEFLKEYRFHFVEVEAFTRGQASSSSVSGRTDSATVHFDVNINYM, from the exons ATG GGTGACATCAAGACCGACCTTCTGGCATGGCGGCAAATAACTCATCAGCATCTTGAGCCGAGGGACCTTGGTACTGCTATCAAGCAAAGGCTCGGTAACG GTGTAGAAGGTCACCCTGTATGCACAAAACTGGGCTCGACTAATGGCGAGGTTCCCTACAGGGTCAGTGTGCGAGGGAGGGTGAACTTGATGAGGCTCTGCGAGTTCCTGAAGGAATACAGATTTCATTTTGTGGAAGTTGAAGCCTTTACCAGG GGACAGGCTTCGTCGTCGTCGGTTTCAGGTCGGACCGATTCAGCAACTGTACATTTCGATGTCAATATCAATTATATGTAG
- the LOC112888079 gene encoding uncharacterized protein LOC112888079 isoform X1, translated as MCMCTWQGDIKTDLLAWRQITHQHLEPRDLGTAIKQRLGNGVEGHPVCTKLGSTNGEVPYRVSVRGRVNLMRLCEFLKEYRFHFVEVEAFTRGQASSSSVSGRTDSATVHFDVNINYM; from the exons atgtgtatgtgcacTTGGCAGGGTGACATCAAGACCGACCTTCTGGCATGGCGGCAAATAACTCATCAGCATCTTGAGCCGAGGGACCTTGGTACTGCTATCAAGCAAAGGCTCGGTAACG GTGTAGAAGGTCACCCTGTATGCACAAAACTGGGCTCGACTAATGGCGAGGTTCCCTACAGGGTCAGTGTGCGAGGGAGGGTGAACTTGATGAGGCTCTGCGAGTTCCTGAAGGAATACAGATTTCATTTTGTGGAAGTTGAAGCCTTTACCAGG GGACAGGCTTCGTCGTCGTCGGTTTCAGGTCGGACCGATTCAGCAACTGTACATTTCGATGTCAATATCAATTATATGTAG